In one window of Pseudomonas putida DNA:
- a CDS encoding DUF2388 domain-containing protein, with the protein MRYSLLVPALLLCIPAGSALARVDAGDVATSAGVSASLYSTFKDDKRIIPARDELSAFVASGGAIRGAYVESALEQVRQSHPGLQASDEELAKALLSQDEVVADH; encoded by the coding sequence ATGCGTTATTCACTGCTTGTTCCGGCACTGCTGCTGTGCATTCCCGCAGGGTCCGCCCTGGCCCGTGTCGACGCGGGCGATGTGGCCACCTCGGCAGGGGTTTCTGCTTCGCTCTACTCCACATTCAAGGATGACAAACGGATCATTCCGGCGCGCGACGAGCTGTCTGCGTTCGTGGCCAGTGGCGGTGCGATTCGCGGGGCGTATGTGGAGTCGGCGCTGGAGCAGGTACGCCAGAGCCATCCAGGATTGCAGGCCAGTGATGAAGAACTGGCCAAGGCGCTGTTGTCGCAGGATGAGGTTGTCGCGGATCATTGA
- a CDS encoding LysR substrate-binding domain-containing protein → MKGQLNGQVFVWLHVFSCAARHLSFTRCAEELHITPGAVSQQMRQLEERLGFALFLRRARGVELTAEGQRLAQTVAEAYGSIEAELLRLDAGEIRGTLRLRSIPSFLAKWLTPRLPRFQQRYPDIELRLVAEDSKQALHDGDFDLAIDLNDGSYPGMLSTPLLDEQIFPVCSPALLRGRPPLHGPADLVHYPLLHDITAWRGSSEYAEWEFYLEGIGAGGLNVRRGHTFNRNHLTIEAAIAGIGVAIARRTLLNDELERGTLIVPFGVSIPNHKRYVLLYPPGGLTQPGARAVHDWLVEEAQTFRALHPLM, encoded by the coding sequence ATGAAAGGGCAACTCAACGGCCAGGTATTCGTCTGGCTGCATGTGTTCTCCTGTGCGGCGCGGCATCTGTCGTTTACCCGATGTGCCGAAGAACTGCACATCACCCCCGGGGCGGTCAGCCAGCAGATGCGCCAGCTTGAAGAGCGCCTGGGCTTCGCCCTGTTCCTGCGCCGCGCCCGTGGTGTGGAGCTGACCGCCGAGGGGCAGCGCCTGGCGCAGACTGTCGCCGAGGCCTATGGCAGCATCGAAGCCGAATTGCTGCGCCTGGACGCGGGTGAAATTCGCGGCACCTTGCGCCTGCGCTCGATCCCTTCGTTCCTCGCCAAATGGCTGACCCCGCGCCTGCCTCGCTTCCAGCAGCGCTACCCGGACATCGAGCTGCGCCTGGTGGCCGAAGACAGCAAGCAGGCCCTGCATGACGGCGACTTCGACCTGGCGATCGACCTCAATGACGGCAGCTACCCCGGAATGCTCTCGACGCCGCTGCTGGACGAGCAGATCTTTCCGGTCTGCTCCCCCGCTCTGCTGCGCGGCCGCCCGCCGCTGCACGGCCCAGCCGACCTGGTCCACTACCCGCTGCTGCACGACATCACGGCCTGGCGCGGCAGTTCGGAATACGCAGAGTGGGAGTTCTACCTGGAGGGCATCGGCGCGGGTGGCCTGAACGTGCGCCGCGGCCACACCTTCAACCGCAATCACCTGACCATCGAGGCGGCGATTGCTGGTATCGGCGTCGCGATTGCGCGCCGTACCTTGCTCAACGACGAACTGGAACGCGGCACCCTGATCGTGCCTTTCGGGGTGTCGATCCCCAATCACAAACGCTATGTGTTGCTCTACCCGCCAGGCGGCCTGACCCAACCCGGCGCCCGCGCGGTGCACGATTGGCTGGTGGAAGAAGCGCAGACCTTCCGGGCCCTGCATCCGCTGATGTAA
- a CDS encoding TonB-dependent receptor family protein: protein MRAKVRFSTQPRFSLVTAASLPLLLAAFSPATLAAEESTLGTVTVTGAAATGAQQDQKRLQKVAGNTAVVDNRKVEQGRAANAEDVLALQPGVFAQGTSGTAANKISIRGSGLNTFYQGYVLGTKFLFDGLPITGPGGTQEDFLDMQAVDHTEVLYGANAYEYGALALGGAINMVSKTGRTDPGNYARFEVGSYGYRKQQLSTGGVVGDSDYYINVLHNERDGYQDHASNEGRGIAANFGHVFSPKLQTRMFFKYREEQLINGNTLTRAQLKHDPRSNLVPTGRRKDGTTFIGNKTTYTFDDGARLEVGASYNNYPLLNGWRYAVAPQDWRSKDINLTLRYLRTGDTFLGLPSDSSVIFSNTRAYLADVKAHSRATGLKTQETNYTGSRDTVLTLANELQLADDLWVSSGLSFVNIRRKGEIEASTLTAANPSNFPTRVEYVENDLAPRLGLRYQINPEFQLFSNVSRSIDPPVTWQLGSTSNPFLYDVRPQKATTFEVGVRGSHGIFDGSLTLYRSWVQKELLTVVVQQATATQDQLTATSNASPTLHQGIEAGLNALLWTGANGDTLDLRQAYTLNDFKYRHDERFGDNQLPGLPRQVYQAELAYRQASGFYASLNLRAASSYYIDYANTWQTPSYLLWGAKFGYQAPSRKWEVFADLRNLTNQRYASATNTAYDAGGRDSANFYPGDAFNVTTGVAFRF, encoded by the coding sequence GTGCGTGCGAAAGTTCGATTTTCCACTCAGCCGCGTTTCAGTCTGGTGACCGCCGCCAGCCTGCCGTTGTTACTGGCTGCCTTCAGCCCGGCAACGCTGGCCGCCGAGGAATCCACCTTGGGCACGGTGACGGTCACCGGCGCCGCGGCAACCGGCGCCCAGCAGGACCAGAAGCGCCTGCAGAAGGTTGCTGGCAACACCGCGGTGGTCGACAACCGCAAAGTCGAGCAGGGCCGTGCGGCCAACGCCGAGGACGTACTGGCGCTGCAGCCCGGTGTGTTCGCCCAGGGCACCAGCGGCACGGCTGCGAACAAGATCTCGATCCGCGGCTCGGGGCTCAACACCTTCTACCAAGGCTATGTACTGGGCACCAAGTTTCTCTTCGACGGCCTGCCGATCACTGGCCCCGGTGGCACCCAGGAAGACTTCCTCGACATGCAGGCGGTGGATCACACCGAGGTGCTCTACGGCGCCAACGCTTACGAGTACGGCGCGTTGGCACTGGGCGGGGCGATCAACATGGTGAGCAAGACCGGCCGTACCGACCCTGGCAACTATGCACGCTTCGAGGTCGGCAGCTATGGCTACCGCAAGCAGCAGCTGAGCACGGGCGGTGTGGTGGGCGACAGCGACTACTACATCAACGTGCTGCACAACGAGCGCGACGGTTACCAGGATCACGCCAGTAACGAAGGTCGCGGCATAGCCGCCAACTTCGGCCACGTGTTCAGCCCCAAGCTGCAGACCCGCATGTTCTTCAAGTACCGCGAAGAGCAGTTGATCAACGGCAACACCCTGACCCGCGCACAGCTCAAGCATGACCCGCGCAGTAACCTGGTGCCCACTGGGCGGCGCAAGGACGGCACCACTTTCATCGGCAACAAGACCACCTACACCTTCGATGATGGCGCCAGGCTCGAAGTCGGCGCGTCGTACAACAACTACCCGCTGCTCAATGGCTGGCGCTATGCCGTGGCGCCGCAGGATTGGCGCTCGAAGGATATCAACCTGACCCTGCGCTACCTGCGTACCGGCGACACCTTCCTCGGCCTGCCCAGTGACAGCAGCGTGATCTTCAGCAACACCCGCGCCTACCTGGCCGATGTCAAGGCGCACAGCCGCGCCACCGGGCTCAAGACTCAGGAAACCAACTACACCGGCTCGCGCGATACCGTGCTGACTCTGGCCAACGAGCTGCAACTGGCCGATGACCTGTGGGTGTCGTCGGGGCTGTCGTTCGTCAACATCCGTCGCAAGGGCGAGATCGAGGCGAGTACCCTGACCGCGGCCAACCCCAGTAACTTCCCCACCCGCGTCGAATACGTCGAGAACGACCTGGCGCCGCGGTTGGGACTGCGCTACCAGATCAATCCCGAATTCCAGCTGTTCAGCAACGTCAGCCGCAGCATCGACCCGCCGGTGACCTGGCAATTGGGCAGCACCAGCAATCCTTTCCTCTACGATGTCCGGCCGCAGAAGGCCACGACCTTCGAGGTGGGGGTACGCGGCAGCCATGGGATCTTCGATGGCAGCCTGACCCTGTACCGCTCCTGGGTGCAGAAAGAGCTGTTGACCGTGGTCGTGCAACAGGCAACCGCCACCCAGGACCAGCTCACGGCCACCTCCAATGCCAGCCCGACCCTTCATCAAGGCATCGAGGCGGGGCTCAATGCCTTGCTCTGGACCGGTGCCAACGGCGACACCCTCGACCTGCGCCAGGCCTACACCCTCAACGACTTCAAGTACCGCCACGACGAACGCTTCGGCGACAACCAACTGCCCGGCCTGCCGCGTCAGGTCTACCAGGCCGAGCTCGCCTATCGCCAGGCCAGCGGGTTCTACGCCTCGCTCAACCTGCGTGCCGCGTCCAGCTACTACATCGACTACGCCAACACCTGGCAGACGCCGTCGTACCTGCTGTGGGGCGCCAAGTTCGGCTACCAGGCGCCGAGCCGCAAGTGGGAGGTGTTCGCCGACCTGCGCAACCTCACCAACCAGCGCTATGCCAGCGCCACCAACACCGCCTATGACGCGGGCGGGCGCGACTCTGCGAATTTCTACCCAGGGGACGCGTTCAACGTGACCACTGGCGTTGCCTTCCGATTCTGA
- a CDS encoding LysR family transcriptional regulator, translated as MPGNRLIDMYAVQVFIAVAEEGSMSGAASRMGISQSGVSQLVRQLEDDLGVVLVDRTTRPLTLTTFGLALRNRGALLSEELSNLKAQVLDAGRGVKPDLRIGLVDSFAATCGSMFTRQMLGQVTQLSVRTGLSPQQGESLLRRDLDLIVTSDPLMDANDVIRYRLFTERYFVITPKALGRALHSLDDVRALANVLPVVRFNRLSQVGLQIERHLRGLNVRVPNRLELDNADALTAMVAEGIGWAVTSPMCFLQAMPWVDNVTAHLTPELSLERSLYLVARRNEYGAFFADACESARAVILDAFLPRLAALGKGVEALVKFDEGNTREYF; from the coding sequence ATGCCTGGCAACAGACTCATCGACATGTACGCGGTCCAGGTGTTCATCGCTGTGGCCGAGGAGGGCAGCATGTCCGGTGCGGCCAGTCGCATGGGCATCTCCCAATCCGGGGTATCGCAGCTGGTACGCCAGCTGGAGGACGATCTTGGCGTGGTGCTGGTGGACCGCACCACGCGGCCGCTGACCCTGACTACGTTCGGCCTGGCCCTGCGCAACCGAGGCGCGCTGCTCAGCGAGGAACTGTCCAACCTCAAGGCGCAGGTGCTCGATGCCGGGCGCGGGGTCAAACCCGACCTGCGCATTGGCCTGGTCGACTCCTTCGCCGCTACCTGTGGCTCGATGTTCACCCGGCAGATGCTTGGCCAGGTCACGCAGTTGTCGGTGCGTACCGGCCTCAGCCCGCAGCAGGGCGAGTCGTTGCTGCGCCGCGACCTGGACCTGATCGTCACCAGCGATCCGCTGATGGATGCCAACGACGTCATCCGCTATCGCTTGTTCACCGAGCGCTATTTCGTGATTACGCCCAAGGCGCTGGGGCGAGCGCTGCACAGCCTCGACGATGTGCGGGCGCTGGCCAATGTGCTGCCGGTGGTGCGTTTCAATCGCCTGTCGCAGGTCGGCCTGCAGATCGAGCGGCACCTGCGCGGCCTCAATGTGCGGGTGCCCAACCGCCTGGAACTGGACAACGCCGACGCCCTGACCGCGATGGTCGCCGAAGGCATCGGCTGGGCGGTGACCAGCCCGATGTGCTTTCTGCAGGCCATGCCCTGGGTCGACAACGTCACCGCGCACCTGACCCCTGAGCTGAGCCTGGAGCGCTCGCTCTACCTGGTGGCGCGGCGCAACGAATACGGCGCCTTCTTCGCAGATGCCTGCGAGTCGGCGCGTGCTGTCATCCTCGATGCCTTCCTGCCGCGCCTGGCGGCGCTGGGCAAGGGCGTCGAGGCATTAGTCAAATTCGATGAGGGAAATACCCGTGAGTACTTTTGA
- a CDS encoding aspartate ammonia-lyase: MSTFDRLDARVEQDYVGEVRIAADKLYGVNSLRGFDNLSVSPLSIAHYPAFRDAFAQCKWAAALANHECGVIAQAQADAIAQACQAVIAGACDDSLIVDLLEGSGGTSTNMNFNEVIANRAQQFLGHAPGSYEVVHPNDHVNISQSTNDVYPAALKIATHAMLAGLIEQVRLLAQVFDAKALEFADILHLGRTCLQDAQPMRLGQLFGGYAALTHRLADELVAVREKLHTLPLGGTAIGTGFGAPKAYRAAVYRHLVTITGVAYQAPANPFDAMQNMDVFGRVSGELRTCAASLAKIAADLTKLSSGPVGGMGELKLPEAQAGSSIMPGKVNPVLPMAMIQLSFAIIGNDVAVAQAVQYGELEINHFEPVVASRVFDSITLLTQGIQRFREKCVAGIQADEARNLAHLTDSMAVATALVPRLGYAQVSKLARQSVREGRSLLAILAESGVMTEAQAMAAIEQASYPVFEQR; this comes from the coding sequence GTGAGTACTTTTGATCGCCTCGATGCACGCGTCGAGCAGGATTATGTGGGCGAAGTGCGGATTGCTGCCGACAAGCTCTATGGCGTGAATTCGCTGCGCGGCTTCGACAACCTGAGCGTGTCGCCGCTGAGCATCGCCCATTACCCGGCCTTTCGCGATGCCTTTGCCCAGTGCAAGTGGGCCGCAGCGCTGGCCAACCATGAATGCGGGGTGATCGCCCAGGCCCAGGCCGACGCCATTGCCCAAGCCTGCCAGGCGGTGATCGCCGGTGCATGTGACGACTCGCTGATCGTCGATCTGCTGGAAGGCTCAGGCGGCACCTCGACCAACATGAACTTCAACGAAGTCATCGCCAACCGCGCCCAACAGTTCCTCGGCCATGCGCCAGGCAGCTACGAGGTGGTGCACCCCAACGACCACGTCAACATCTCGCAGTCCACCAACGACGTGTACCCGGCGGCGTTGAAGATCGCCACCCACGCCATGCTTGCCGGGCTGATCGAGCAGGTACGCCTGCTGGCCCAGGTGTTCGATGCCAAGGCGCTGGAGTTCGCCGATATCCTTCACTTGGGCCGCACCTGCCTGCAGGACGCTCAGCCCATGCGCCTGGGGCAGTTGTTCGGGGGGTACGCCGCGCTGACTCACCGCCTGGCCGACGAACTGGTCGCCGTGCGTGAAAAGCTGCACACACTGCCTTTGGGCGGCACCGCCATCGGCACCGGTTTCGGCGCGCCGAAGGCTTACCGCGCGGCAGTGTACCGGCATCTGGTGACGATCACCGGTGTCGCCTACCAGGCGCCAGCCAACCCCTTCGATGCGATGCAGAACATGGATGTGTTCGGCCGCGTATCTGGCGAGCTGCGTACCTGCGCCGCCTCGCTGGCGAAGATCGCCGCCGACCTGACCAAGCTGTCGTCGGGGCCGGTGGGCGGCATGGGCGAGCTCAAGCTGCCCGAAGCCCAGGCCGGCTCCTCGATCATGCCCGGCAAGGTCAATCCGGTGCTGCCGATGGCGATGATCCAGCTGAGCTTCGCGATCATTGGCAACGATGTCGCAGTGGCTCAGGCGGTGCAGTACGGCGAGCTCGAGATCAACCATTTCGAGCCGGTGGTGGCCTCGCGGGTGTTCGACAGCATCACCTTGCTCACTCAGGGCATCCAGCGTTTTCGTGAGAAGTGCGTGGCCGGCATCCAGGCTGACGAAGCCCGCAACCTGGCGCATTTGACCGATTCGATGGCGGTGGCGACGGCCCTGGTGCCGCGCCTGGGTTATGCCCAGGTCAGCAAGCTGGCGCGTCAGTCGGTGCGTGAAGGGCGCTCGCTGCTGGCGATCCTGGCCGAGTCCGGTGTGATGACCGAGGCGCAGGCCATGGCAGCGATCGAGCAGGCGTCGTATCCGGTGTTCGAGCAGCGTTGA
- a CDS encoding carboxymuconolactone decarboxylase family protein encodes MTRIAALTIEQAPEAARPALQGVEKGLGFLPNAFATMAHSPAALNGYMALAQAMGKSSLTPAEREVVALAASQVNGCEYCVAAHSFFGGKSGLSEADIQAARAGTLNPVAVLARAVTLNRGQVPDGVLAEVRAGGLDNARIVDVIAQVTLLTLTNYLNNVARTEVDFPPRGA; translated from the coding sequence ATGACTCGCATTGCCGCCCTGACCATCGAACAAGCCCCTGAAGCCGCCCGCCCAGCCCTGCAAGGCGTGGAAAAAGGCCTGGGCTTCCTGCCCAACGCCTTCGCCACCATGGCCCACTCCCCAGCCGCACTCAACGGCTACATGGCCTTGGCCCAGGCCATGGGCAAGAGCAGCCTGACCCCGGCCGAACGCGAGGTCGTGGCCCTGGCCGCATCCCAGGTCAATGGGTGTGAGTACTGCGTGGCTGCGCACAGCTTCTTCGGCGGTAAGTCGGGGCTAAGCGAGGCTGATATCCAGGCAGCACGCGCCGGCACCCTGAATCCGGTAGCCGTGCTTGCCCGCGCGGTGACGCTGAATCGCGGCCAGGTGCCCGACGGTGTGCTGGCCGAAGTACGCGCCGGTGGGTTGGACAATGCGCGGATCGTCGATGTGATTGCCCAGGTGACGCTGCTGACTTTGACCAACTACCTGAACAATGTGGCGCGGACCGAAGTGGACTTCCCACCACGCGGCGCATGA
- a CDS encoding zinc-binding alcohol dehydrogenase family protein has protein sequence MKAIVFTEHGLPIDSAQALFDSELPRPTPGPRDLLVEVQAISVNPVDTKIRAGAGKTAPRVLGWDAVGTVREIGTEVTLFQPGDQVYYAGAIDRPGSNSQLHLVDERIVGHKPRSLDNASAAALPLTSITAWELLFDRLGVVENEGHGQSLLIIGAAGGVGSILLQLARQLTGLTVIGTASRPETRQWVSELGAHHVIDHSQPLVEQLNAIGYPEVDLVISLTHTDSHFAQLIAALRPQGKLALIDDPASLDVVPLKRKSLSLHWELMFTRSLYQTSDMIKQHELLERVAKLIDDGVLKTTLGEHFGTINAANLRRAHALIESGRAKGKIVLEGFGD, from the coding sequence ATGAAAGCCATCGTCTTCACCGAACACGGTCTGCCCATCGACAGCGCCCAAGCCCTGTTCGACAGCGAACTGCCCCGCCCCACCCCAGGCCCACGCGACCTGCTGGTGGAGGTCCAGGCCATTTCAGTCAACCCGGTCGACACCAAGATCCGCGCCGGCGCCGGCAAGACGGCCCCGCGGGTGCTGGGTTGGGATGCGGTCGGCACCGTCCGTGAAATCGGCACCGAAGTCACCCTGTTCCAGCCCGGTGACCAGGTCTATTACGCCGGAGCCATCGATCGCCCCGGCAGCAACAGCCAATTGCACCTGGTCGACGAACGCATCGTCGGCCACAAGCCACGCAGCCTGGACAACGCCAGCGCCGCAGCATTGCCGCTGACCTCGATCACCGCCTGGGAATTGCTGTTCGACCGATTGGGTGTCGTTGAAAATGAAGGCCACGGCCAGAGCTTGCTGATCATCGGCGCGGCCGGTGGCGTGGGTTCGATCCTGCTTCAATTGGCACGCCAGCTCACCGGTCTCACCGTAATCGGCACCGCCTCTCGCCCCGAAACCCGTCAGTGGGTGAGCGAGCTGGGCGCGCACCATGTGATCGACCACAGCCAGCCGCTGGTCGAGCAACTGAACGCCATTGGCTACCCCGAGGTCGACCTGGTGATCAGCCTGACCCACACCGACAGTCACTTTGCGCAACTGATCGCGGCGCTGCGCCCGCAGGGCAAGCTGGCGCTGATCGACGATCCGGCCAGCCTCGACGTGGTGCCGCTCAAGCGCAAGTCGCTGTCGCTGCACTGGGAACTGATGTTCACCCGTTCGCTCTATCAGACCAGCGACATGATCAAGCAGCACGAGTTGCTGGAGCGGGTGGCGAAGCTGATCGACGATGGTGTGCTCAAGACCACGCTGGGTGAGCATTTCGGCACCATCAATGCCGCCAACCTGCGCCGAGCCCACGCGCTGATCGAAAGTGGCCGGGCCAAGGGCAAGATCGTGCTGGAGGGGTTCGGGGACTGA
- a CDS encoding MFS transporter: MADKFGRRRIFAWDMLLFAVISASQFFVTSPEQLLALRLLLGLVLGFDYVVSKSLVTEFAPRRYRGRLLSVLAAAWAAGYVAAYLVGFAIRDIGPDAWRLMLALSGVPALLILPLRLGVPESPIWLMARGRSAEALAIVQAKFGAHVTLPVAPPAAAQQRGSFSELFSRRWRKNTLVGCVFYTCQVIPFFALGTFSPRVLEALNVQDKFVGGLVYNVLLMLGALFGLLIIDRISRRSFLIGTFYLSAVGLAVLAWANFGALGTIIAFGFFACVLAAAVNLEFVYPPELFPTHLRASGIGLAVAASRFGSAFATFLLPIAVQHLGVHTALGVCVGVLLFGGVFCHLFAPETSQERLAAVTPEEGDGKPEERPLNAH, translated from the coding sequence TTGGCCGATAAGTTCGGCAGGCGCCGTATCTTTGCCTGGGACATGTTGCTGTTCGCGGTTATTTCAGCTTCGCAGTTCTTCGTTACTTCTCCCGAGCAACTTCTGGCCCTGCGCCTGCTGCTCGGGCTGGTGCTGGGGTTCGACTATGTGGTGAGCAAGTCGCTGGTCACCGAGTTCGCCCCACGCCGTTATCGCGGGCGTTTACTGAGTGTACTGGCCGCCGCCTGGGCCGCAGGTTACGTCGCCGCGTACCTGGTGGGCTTCGCCATCCGTGATATCGGCCCGGACGCCTGGCGCCTGATGCTGGCTTTGAGCGGTGTGCCGGCCTTGTTGATCCTGCCGTTGCGCCTGGGTGTGCCGGAATCGCCGATCTGGCTGATGGCGCGCGGTCGCAGTGCCGAGGCGCTGGCCATCGTCCAGGCCAAGTTCGGTGCGCACGTGACCTTGCCCGTCGCGCCACCGGCAGCGGCGCAGCAACGCGGCAGCTTCAGCGAGCTGTTCAGCCGCCGCTGGCGCAAGAACACGCTGGTCGGTTGCGTGTTCTACACCTGCCAGGTGATTCCCTTCTTCGCCCTGGGCACCTTCTCGCCGCGTGTGCTCGAAGCATTGAACGTGCAGGACAAGTTCGTCGGCGGGCTGGTCTACAACGTGTTGCTGATGCTGGGCGCTCTGTTCGGCCTGCTGATCATCGACCGCATTTCGCGCCGCAGCTTCCTGATCGGCACCTTCTACCTGAGCGCCGTGGGCCTGGCCGTACTGGCCTGGGCGAACTTCGGGGCGCTGGGCACCATCATTGCGTTCGGCTTCTTCGCGTGCGTGCTGGCGGCAGCGGTCAACCTGGAGTTCGTCTACCCGCCGGAGCTGTTCCCCACCCACCTGCGTGCTTCGGGCATCGGCCTGGCCGTGGCCGCCAGCCGCTTCGGCTCGGCGTTCGCCACCTTCCTGTTGCCGATCGCCGTGCAGCATCTGGGGGTGCACACGGCGCTGGGCGTGTGCGTCGGGGTGCTGCTGTTCGGCGGTGTGTTCTGCCACCTGTTCGCCCCGGAAACCAGCCAGGAGCGCCTGGCGGCGGTCACGCCGGAGGAGGGCGACGGCAAACCTGAAGAGCGGCCGTTGAACGCCCATTGA
- a CDS encoding AraC family transcriptional regulator has protein sequence MDRLATLLNHFDFNASTFHQGGFCGLSRFDGEQRSGHVHLLRAGRLRFRGPAGHEQVLEEPSLILLIRPQTHQLLASESDNAELVCATLAFTGGPDNPLTRALPDALVSPLSALTGLQASSDWLFTEAFGDDCGRELVLNRLFELMVIQLLRQLLGDGQMASGMLAGLADKRLSRALVAMHDAPAHNWSVEALASLAGMSRASFAAHFRAVVGSTPGDYLADWRIGLAQKRIREGRPLALVADEVGYQSPSALARVFRRKTGVSPSQWRGEA, from the coding sequence ATGGACCGCCTCGCCACGCTGCTCAACCATTTCGACTTCAACGCCTCGACGTTCCATCAGGGCGGCTTCTGCGGCCTCTCGCGTTTCGATGGCGAGCAGCGCAGTGGTCATGTGCATCTGCTGCGCGCCGGGCGCCTGCGCTTCAGAGGCCCGGCCGGGCACGAGCAGGTGCTGGAAGAACCCAGCCTGATTTTGCTGATACGTCCGCAGACCCACCAACTGCTGGCCAGCGAGTCGGACAATGCCGAACTGGTCTGCGCCACCTTGGCGTTCACCGGTGGCCCGGACAATCCGCTGACCCGTGCATTGCCGGACGCGCTGGTCAGCCCGCTGAGCGCCCTGACCGGGTTGCAGGCCAGCAGCGACTGGCTGTTCACCGAAGCCTTCGGCGATGATTGCGGACGCGAACTGGTGCTCAACCGGTTGTTCGAGCTGATGGTGATCCAGCTGTTGCGACAGTTGCTCGGCGATGGCCAGATGGCTTCAGGCATGTTGGCCGGGCTGGCCGACAAGCGCCTGTCGCGGGCGCTGGTGGCGATGCATGACGCCCCTGCGCACAACTGGAGCGTGGAGGCGCTGGCATCGTTGGCGGGGATGTCGCGGGCGAGCTTTGCCGCGCACTTTCGCGCGGTGGTGGGCAGTACCCCGGGGGATTACCTGGCAGATTGGCGCATCGGGCTTGCGCAGAAGCGTATCCGCGAGGGCAGGCCGCTGGCGCTGGTGGCGGATGAGGTGGGGTACCAGAGCCCTTCGGCGCTGGCCAGAGTGTTCAGGCGCAAGACCGGGGTGAGCCCTTCGCAGTGGCGTGGAGAAGCCTGA
- a CDS encoding LLM class flavin-dependent oxidoreductase, producing MSTDQAQMSLGMNVLGFGAHAAAWRQGEAAIDAYVDVAYYRDIARLSEKGCLDAIFLADGPALPGDVASQPGGRLEPTLLLTAVAAATERIGVIATCSSTYNEPFNLARRIASLDHISGGRAAWNVVTNAGDAAAQNFGLAGAPLHVDRYGRAEEFLEVTLKLWDSWEEDAVIGDRAGGRFADPDKVHTVDFKGRHFQIKGPLNLPRSPQGRPVLVQAGSSEGGKALGSRYADAIFTTQTTLPDGQAFYREMKARAKAWGRDPRHLKIMPGLSTVIGSTEAEAHARFDELNAWHGEHGLLQQVAGRIGVDARELDPDAPLPWARIGSVAAFEQGSHGFLEAQLNLARRENLTIRQLSRRILVGHRLAVGTPEHVADTLAEWFLAGAGDGFNIMPDMFPSGARVFVEEVVPLLQRRGLFRREYQGSTLREHLGLPKAVNQYALRR from the coding sequence ATGAGCACAGATCAAGCGCAGATGAGCCTGGGCATGAACGTCCTCGGGTTCGGCGCCCATGCTGCGGCCTGGCGCCAGGGCGAGGCGGCCATCGACGCGTATGTCGATGTCGCCTACTACCGCGATATCGCCCGGCTTTCGGAAAAGGGCTGCCTGGATGCGATCTTTCTGGCTGATGGCCCGGCACTGCCCGGTGATGTCGCCAGCCAGCCGGGCGGGCGGCTGGAGCCGACCCTGCTGCTGACCGCCGTGGCCGCTGCCACCGAGCGCATTGGGGTGATCGCCACCTGTTCGAGCACCTACAACGAACCGTTCAACCTGGCCCGGCGCATCGCCTCGCTGGACCACATCAGTGGTGGGCGCGCCGCATGGAACGTGGTCACCAACGCCGGCGACGCGGCCGCGCAGAATTTCGGCCTGGCGGGTGCGCCGCTGCATGTCGATCGCTATGGCCGCGCCGAGGAATTTCTCGAGGTGACGCTCAAGCTGTGGGACAGCTGGGAAGAGGATGCAGTGATCGGGGACCGGGCAGGGGGGCGCTTCGCCGACCCGGACAAGGTCCATACCGTCGACTTCAAGGGCCGGCACTTTCAGATCAAGGGTCCGCTGAACCTGCCGCGCTCGCCCCAGGGGCGTCCGGTCCTGGTCCAGGCCGGTTCTTCCGAAGGCGGCAAGGCGCTGGGGTCGCGCTATGCCGATGCGATCTTCACCACCCAGACCACCTTGCCTGACGGGCAGGCCTTCTACCGGGAGATGAAAGCCCGCGCCAAGGCCTGGGGGCGAGACCCGAGGCACCTGAAGATCATGCCCGGCCTGTCGACGGTGATCGGCAGCACCGAGGCTGAGGCCCATGCGCGTTTCGACGAGCTCAACGCCTGGCATGGCGAGCATGGCCTGTTGCAGCAAGTGGCCGGGCGCATCGGTGTCGATGCCCGCGAGCTGGACCCGGATGCGCCCTTGCCTTGGGCCAGGATCGGCTCGGTGGCTGCGTTCGAGCAGGGTTCCCATGGCTTTCTCGAGGCGCAACTGAACCTGGCCCGGCGCGAAAACCTGACCATTCGCCAGTTGTCGCGCCGCATCCTGGTGGGCCACCGGCTGGCAGTCGGTACGCCCGAGCACGTTGCCGACACCCTGGCCGAGTGGTTCCTGGCCGGGGCGGGGGATGGCTTCAACATCATGCCTGACATGTTTCCTTCAGGCGCGCGGGTGTTCGTCGAGGAAGTGGTGCCGTTGCTGCAGCGGCGCGGGTTGTTTCGGCGCGAATACCAGGGCAGCACGCTGCGCGAGCACCTTGGCCTGCCCAAGGCGGTGAACCAGTACGCGCTGCGCAGGTGA